In Actinomycetota bacterium, one genomic interval encodes:
- the nrdD gene encoding anaerobic ribonucleoside-triphosphate reductase — protein MERIVNVIRPATGGGTADSTDIALLVSTNSRQEIDSWDRRKIADSLVKEAGVSSAVAGEIASAVEDRIDRTNMMTVTTAIIREIVDLELLERGMTIAHKKHSHLGLPMWDVEQIINNANKENSNTTHNPESINLTIAETILKEFALRRVFTEDVAEAHYVGDMHLHDLGFIIRPYCGGHSLEYIKKFGLNLPNITSVSKPAKHPEVLIGHMVKMASALQAHYAGAVGWEAVNVFFAPYLVDKTDEQIEQLAEMLIFEFNQLAGARGSQVVFTDFNLYYNIPRHFADTPAIGPGGQYTGKTYSEYEREAQAFITAMFNVYMRGDATGKTFVFPKPLLHISEDFFQTSGHKEFFDLACTVASKQGITYFVFDRGDEITVSQCCRLKLKLSQEQLSDTKTPERMRFSALQNVTINLPRIAYKARGNDSALFMELNKALELVAKAHVQKREFIQTLVDLGETGPLGLLTQRLDDEPYLKMEELTYLAGLIGLNELVQVHTGSQLHESDEALRFGLKVISAMSLKSKELSERYGINLVLEESPAESAGYRLAKLDMKYWPEQAVHVVKGDLTAGNFYYTNSVHIAVDADVNYIDRVEKQSRFHPLIEAGAIVHVWLGESEPHPGAIRSFVEKTFRNTQCSQIAFSPEFTVCESCRRTSRGLKAQCPLCGSMDVYGVTRIVGYYSKIQTWNRSKVGELYDRVRTDLHDIDPAA, from the coding sequence CATCGTCAACGTGATTCGGCCTGCAACAGGGGGCGGGACCGCGGACTCCACCGACATCGCGCTCCTTGTCTCCACCAACTCCCGCCAGGAGATCGACTCGTGGGACAGACGCAAGATCGCCGACTCGCTAGTCAAGGAGGCCGGTGTTTCCTCGGCTGTTGCCGGAGAGATCGCATCCGCCGTTGAGGACCGCATCGACCGCACGAACATGATGACGGTCACGACAGCCATCATCCGCGAGATAGTCGACCTTGAACTCCTCGAGCGTGGCATGACGATCGCCCACAAGAAGCACAGCCACCTCGGTCTTCCGATGTGGGATGTGGAGCAGATCATCAACAACGCCAACAAGGAGAACTCCAACACCACACACAACCCCGAGTCCATCAACCTCACCATAGCCGAGACGATTCTCAAGGAGTTCGCGCTGCGCCGTGTCTTCACCGAGGACGTGGCGGAGGCTCACTACGTCGGAGACATGCACCTCCATGACCTCGGCTTCATCATCCGACCGTATTGCGGCGGACACTCGCTCGAGTACATCAAGAAGTTCGGGCTCAACCTGCCCAACATCACGAGCGTGTCCAAGCCCGCGAAGCATCCAGAGGTTCTCATCGGCCACATGGTGAAGATGGCCTCCGCTCTCCAGGCTCACTATGCAGGCGCGGTAGGGTGGGAGGCCGTCAACGTCTTCTTCGCCCCCTACCTGGTCGACAAGACCGACGAGCAGATCGAACAGCTGGCAGAGATGCTCATCTTCGAGTTCAACCAGCTCGCGGGTGCACGCGGTAGCCAGGTCGTGTTCACGGACTTCAATCTCTACTACAACATCCCGCGCCACTTTGCCGACACTCCCGCCATCGGCCCGGGCGGCCAGTACACGGGCAAGACCTACAGCGAATACGAGCGCGAGGCGCAGGCATTCATCACGGCGATGTTCAACGTCTACATGCGCGGGGACGCCACCGGCAAGACGTTCGTGTTCCCCAAGCCCCTACTACACATCAGCGAGGACTTCTTCCAGACTTCCGGCCACAAGGAGTTCTTTGATCTCGCATGTACGGTTGCGTCGAAGCAGGGCATTACCTACTTCGTCTTCGACCGGGGAGATGAGATCACCGTCTCCCAGTGCTGTAGGCTCAAGCTCAAGTTGAGCCAGGAACAGCTCAGTGACACCAAGACCCCCGAACGCATGCGTTTCTCGGCACTCCAGAATGTCACCATCAACCTTCCACGCATCGCCTACAAGGCCAGAGGGAACGACTCCGCATTGTTCATGGAGCTCAACAAGGCTCTCGAACTCGTGGCCAAGGCGCACGTGCAGAAGCGCGAGTTCATTCAGACGCTCGTCGACCTCGGCGAGACAGGGCCGCTTGGCCTGCTCACGCAGCGACTTGACGACGAGCCGTACCTCAAGATGGAAGAGCTGACCTACCTGGCCGGCCTGATCGGCCTGAACGAACTCGTTCAGGTCCACACCGGTTCTCAGCTCCACGAATCGGATGAGGCCCTCAGGTTCGGGTTGAAGGTCATATCAGCAATGAGCCTCAAGTCCAAGGAACTGTCCGAGAGGTACGGAATCAATCTCGTTCTCGAGGAGAGCCCGGCCGAGTCCGCTGGATACCGTCTGGCCAAGCTCGACATGAAGTACTGGCCCGAGCAGGCCGTCCACGTTGTCAAGGGCGACCTGACCGCCGGGAACTTCTACTACACCAACTCGGTTCATATCGCCGTGGACGCAGACGTCAACTACATCGATCGAGTCGAGAAGCAGTCTCGCTTCCACCCGCTGATCGAAGCCGGAGCGATCGTGCACGTGTGGCTCGGCGAGAGCGAGCCACACCCGGGCGCCATACGTTCCTTCGTCGAGAAGACATTCCGGAACACTCAGTGTTCCCAGATAGCCTTCAGTCCCGAGTTCACCGTCTGCGAATCCTGTCGCCGCACGTCGCGCGGCCTGAAGGCGCAGTGCCCGCTGTGTGGTTCGATGGACGTCTACGGCGTGACCCGCATCGTCGGCTACTACTCAAAGATCCAGACATGGAATCGCAGCAAGGTCGGAGAGCTCTACGACCGGGTCCGCACCGACTTGCATGACATCGACCCGGCGGCCTAG
- a CDS encoding thioredoxin family protein — protein MHVKLFMKEDCPKCPAAKRAVEGLECVEVFDVASLDGLAEASFYSVLATPSILVVDSSGNEIESWRGVVPDPESLRNVLAQ, from the coding sequence GTGCACGTCAAGCTCTTCATGAAAGAGGACTGCCCAAAGTGTCCAGCGGCGAAGCGTGCCGTTGAGGGTCTCGAGTGCGTAGAGGTCTTTGACGTAGCGAGTCTAGACGGACTTGCAGAAGCGTCCTTCTACAGCGTACTCGCTACGCCCTCGATACTCGTTGTTGACTCCAGCGGCAACGAGATCGAGAGCTGGCGAGGGGTCGTGCCGGATCCCGAAAGCCTGCGCAACGTCCTCGCCCAATGA
- a CDS encoding anaerobic ribonucleoside-triphosphate reductase activating protein gives MTTRLADADPCLTRAPSERVAAWMPAGMLDWPGRVATTVFIAGCNFRCPYCHNSSLVQGSGSPEAWQTLASHIRTRRDWIDGVVITGGEPTTDPGLLGLLNEFASWSVPVKLDTNGTNPRLLSDILDSGLVAHVALDIKSSPERYSSACGVASAWPAVSESISAVIDSGIPHEFRTTAYPLVVTRDDLTSIAAILSEGNLYVLQQFRPGETLLPEASSVEPYSPDVLLDIAQACSSWIPTVTRGV, from the coding sequence ATGACCACGCGACTGGCGGACGCCGACCCGTGCTTGACGCGCGCGCCCTCAGAGAGGGTTGCGGCATGGATGCCGGCGGGCATGCTCGACTGGCCAGGAAGAGTCGCGACCACGGTGTTCATAGCCGGCTGCAATTTCCGTTGCCCCTACTGCCATAACTCTTCCCTGGTCCAGGGCTCGGGCAGCCCGGAAGCCTGGCAGACTCTCGCATCGCACATTCGCACCCGTAGAGACTGGATCGACGGGGTGGTCATCACCGGTGGCGAACCGACTACGGACCCGGGACTCCTCGGTCTCCTGAACGAGTTCGCATCGTGGTCTGTGCCCGTGAAGTTGGACACCAATGGCACCAACCCGCGTCTGCTCTCCGATATCCTTGACTCCGGACTGGTCGCACATGTCGCCCTCGACATCAAGTCGTCTCCGGAGCGCTACTCATCGGCGTGTGGGGTTGCATCCGCCTGGCCTGCGGTATCCGAAAGCATCAGCGCGGTCATAGATAGTGGGATTCCACACGAGTTCCGAACGACCGCGTACCCCTTGGTCGTTACCCGTGACGACCTGACCTCGATCGCGGCGATCCTCTCCGAGGGGAACCTGTACGTCCTTCAGCAGTTCCGACCGGGCGAAACGCTTCTGCCTGAGGCTTCATCGGTGGAGCCGTACTCTCCTGACGTCCTTCTCGACATCGCACAAGCATGCTCATCCTGGATCCCGACCGTGACCCGGGGAGTGTGA
- the dut gene encoding dUTP diphosphatase: MRDMRMEIRRLDPDLPLPRYAHMGDAGLDLFAASDITLEPFQRALVPTGIAVAIPEGFAGFVQPRSGLAIKQGLSLVNTPGLIDSHYRGEIKAIAINLDPTTPITIRRGDKIAQLVIQPITSAELTEVADLDETVRGEGGFGSTGL; this comes from the coding sequence GTGAGGGACATGCGGATGGAGATACGCCGGCTCGATCCGGACCTCCCGCTGCCGCGCTACGCGCACATGGGCGACGCGGGACTCGACCTGTTTGCCGCAAGCGATATCACCCTTGAGCCCTTCCAGCGAGCCCTCGTTCCGACAGGCATCGCCGTGGCCATTCCGGAAGGTTTCGCGGGGTTCGTTCAGCCGAGAAGCGGTCTGGCGATCAAGCAGGGACTCAGCCTTGTGAACACACCCGGGCTGATAGACAGCCACTACCGGGGGGAGATCAAGGCGATTGCCATCAACCTCGACCCGACAACGCCCATCACCATCCGGCGTGGCGACAAGATAGCCCAACTGGTCATCCAGCCGATCACCTCTGCAGAGCTCACCGAAGTCGCCGACCTGGATGAAACCGTCAGGGGGGAGGGGGGCTTTGGCAGCACAGGCCTCTAG
- a CDS encoding NUDIX hydrolase, whose translation MRVAALLLLGDSVVTVRHRAGNATYHLLPGGGVDWGESLGQALIREVAEETGLTCAVGRPVVVNDTIAPDGSRHIINITFECSVTGGAITDEPLDPRVEAVDLVAPSALGGLDLRPPIASHLLEALDRKASHGAIYVGSIYTPDA comes from the coding sequence GTGCGCGTCGCCGCCCTGCTCCTGTTGGGCGATTCTGTCGTCACCGTCCGCCATCGGGCGGGCAACGCAACCTATCATCTGCTCCCGGGCGGCGGCGTCGATTGGGGAGAGTCTCTCGGACAGGCCCTCATCCGTGAGGTCGCCGAGGAGACCGGGCTCACCTGCGCTGTCGGTCGTCCGGTGGTCGTCAACGACACCATCGCACCGGACGGGAGCCGGCACATCATCAACATCACTTTCGAGTGCTCGGTGACCGGTGGAGCAATCACGGACGAACCTCTGGATCCTCGCGTTGAGGCTGTTGATCTTGTCGCACCGTCGGCCCTCGGCGGCCTGGATCTGAGGCCGCCGATCGCGTCACATCTGCTCGAGGCGCTTGACCGCAAGGCTTCCCACGGAGCGATCTACGTCGGCAGCATCTACACTCCAGATGCCTAG
- a CDS encoding SH3 domain-containing protein, with amino-acid sequence MNLTGRLLRAVAAVAALALVAMFVTSYWGHYREATGPSRETTATAGSSESTGGDEPGEAGNGEADSQTVLVLTDGLNFRKSPEKNGKLIRGLKKGDELAYLETDGDWFKVRASDGTEGYVTSSDKYTELQ; translated from the coding sequence ATGAACCTTACGGGTAGACTCCTGCGCGCTGTTGCCGCGGTTGCGGCGCTCGCACTCGTCGCGATGTTCGTGACGAGCTACTGGGGCCACTACCGTGAGGCCACGGGGCCCTCTCGCGAGACAACCGCGACAGCAGGCTCATCGGAGAGCACCGGTGGGGACGAACCAGGTGAGGCGGGCAACGGCGAGGCGGATTCGCAGACCGTGCTCGTACTCACTGACGGTCTCAACTTCCGGAAGTCACCCGAAAAGAACGGGAAGCTCATCCGCGGACTCAAGAAGGGTGACGAGCTTGCATACCTGGAAACGGACGGGGATTGGTTCAAGGTACGCGCTTCCGACGGCACGGAGGGCTATGTGACGTCCAGCGACAAGTACACGGAACTCCAGTAG
- a CDS encoding phenylacetate--CoA ligase: protein MPIWNAEYETMERAALRDLQLRRLQAMVAWVYERVPYYRSALESRGVRPRDIKSLADVAKLPFTDKITLRDTYPFGLFAVDLDEVVRIHSSSGTTGKPTVVGYTRGDISTWTELTARVASAAGVVHTDRAQMAFGYGMFTGGFGMHYGLERVGATVIPASAGNTERHLMMMQDFGTTVLVSTPSYALYIAEVAEQIGIDFAQLRLRLGLFGAEPCSEAARREIEEKLHIVATDNYGLSEVMGPGVSGECEAQAGLHINEDHFLVEIVDPTSGESLPDGREGELVITPLTKEAFPVLRYRTHDLTRLHTDRCECGRTLSRMEKVRERTDDMLIIRGVNVFPSQVEDVLFKIEGIRPHYLIVVDRKHGLDDVELRIEVAEEVFSDIMADMVAFTKHVSERLQAVLGLQVKVTLVEPGTIERTAGKAQRVLDKREGC from the coding sequence ATGCCTATCTGGAATGCCGAATACGAAACCATGGAGCGCGCCGCGCTGCGCGATCTGCAGCTGAGACGACTCCAGGCGATGGTCGCGTGGGTCTACGAACGCGTTCCGTACTACCGGAGTGCACTCGAGAGCAGGGGAGTTAGGCCGCGGGACATCAAGTCGCTTGCGGATGTTGCGAAGTTGCCGTTCACGGACAAGATAACGCTGCGCGACACATATCCCTTCGGGCTGTTTGCGGTCGACCTCGATGAGGTCGTGCGCATCCACTCCTCCTCGGGAACCACCGGCAAGCCGACCGTGGTCGGCTACACGCGTGGCGACATCTCTACGTGGACGGAGCTCACCGCTCGCGTGGCGAGTGCGGCCGGTGTGGTCCACACCGACCGTGCGCAGATGGCGTTCGGGTACGGCATGTTCACCGGGGGTTTCGGAATGCACTACGGGCTCGAGCGGGTTGGCGCAACCGTCATCCCTGCAAGCGCCGGAAACACGGAGCGTCACCTGATGATGATGCAGGACTTCGGCACGACGGTGTTGGTATCGACCCCCTCGTACGCGCTGTACATCGCCGAGGTCGCAGAGCAGATCGGCATCGACTTCGCCCAGCTTCGTCTTCGGCTAGGCCTGTTTGGCGCGGAGCCTTGTAGCGAGGCGGCCCGTCGCGAGATCGAAGAGAAGCTACACATCGTCGCCACGGACAACTACGGTCTCTCCGAGGTCATGGGTCCCGGTGTTTCGGGCGAGTGTGAAGCTCAGGCGGGGCTGCACATCAACGAGGATCATTTCCTTGTGGAGATCGTGGATCCGACTAGCGGTGAGTCGTTGCCTGACGGCCGCGAGGGTGAGCTCGTGATCACGCCGCTGACCAAGGAGGCGTTCCCGGTGCTGCGCTATCGCACCCACGATCTCACCCGTCTCCACACGGATCGGTGCGAGTGCGGTCGAACGCTTTCACGCATGGAGAAGGTTCGCGAGCGCACCGACGACATGCTCATAATCCGCGGCGTGAATGTCTTTCCCAGCCAGGTCGAAGACGTGCTCTTCAAGATAGAGGGAATCCGTCCTCACTACCTCATCGTCGTGGACCGCAAGCACGGCCTTGACGACGTAGAACTGCGCATCGAGGTCGCCGAAGAGGTGTTTTCGGATATCATGGCTGACATGGTGGCGTTCACCAAGCATGTCTCGGAACGCCTCCAGGCGGTCCTTGGACTCCAGGTCAAAGTCACGCTGGTGGAGCCGGGTACGATCGAGCGGACCGCTGGGAAGGCGCAGCGGGTGCTGGACAAGCGGGAGGGCTGCTAG
- a CDS encoding ABC transporter ATP-binding protein, whose amino-acid sequence MAELDVVLSVDGLCSGYGKVGVLEDVSLAVGRGELVTLIGSNGAGKSTLLKTIVGMIGSTCGTVTFEGSDITKVTPERAVRLGMALVPEGRLLFGSMSVAENLELGAYSLSDASDVAAAWDRVHGLFPVLGERADQSAETLSGGEQQMLAVGRALMASPRMLLLDEPSLGLAPKVVAEIFAALDVLRSSGMTILLVEQDARLALKHADRGYVMRTGSVALSGTAEELLANDDVRLIYLGGWHGDEKTGAAAPPE is encoded by the coding sequence ATGGCTGAACTCGATGTCGTCCTGAGCGTGGACGGTCTTTGCAGCGGGTACGGGAAGGTCGGAGTACTCGAGGATGTCTCGCTGGCGGTAGGACGCGGCGAGCTTGTCACGCTTATCGGAAGCAACGGGGCAGGGAAGTCGACGCTACTCAAGACGATCGTCGGGATGATCGGTTCGACATGCGGCACCGTGACGTTTGAGGGCAGTGACATCACGAAGGTCACTCCCGAGCGTGCCGTGCGTCTCGGCATGGCGCTGGTGCCCGAGGGTCGGCTGCTCTTCGGTTCGATGTCGGTGGCCGAGAACCTGGAATTGGGTGCGTATTCACTGTCGGATGCGTCGGATGTCGCGGCGGCGTGGGACCGTGTCCACGGACTGTTCCCGGTTCTCGGAGAGCGTGCCGATCAGTCTGCCGAGACCCTTTCCGGTGGCGAGCAGCAGATGCTGGCCGTCGGCCGTGCATTGATGGCCTCCCCGAGGATGCTTCTGCTCGACGAGCCGTCGCTGGGCCTGGCACCGAAGGTGGTTGCGGAGATCTTCGCAGCTCTCGATGTCCTGCGGTCGAGCGGGATGACGATTCTGCTTGTCGAGCAGGATGCGCGATTGGCGCTCAAACACGCGGATCGCGGGTACGTCATGCGGACCGGAAGCGTCGCTCTCTCGGGTACTGCCGAGGAGCTGCTTGCCAACGATGACGTGCGGCTTATCTACCTTGGCGGTTGGCACGGGGACGAGAAGACCGGCGCGGCAGCGCCGCCGGAGTAG
- a CDS encoding ABC transporter ATP-binding protein — translation MSLLSVRDISRRFGGLTAVDSVSFDVFEGEIKAVIGPNGAGKTTLFNVVTGFDGADSGHVLFADEDITGMRPDRIVRAGVARTFQNTQLFEEMSALDNVMVGCHATTKAGFAAAALRLPWTLREERLAEEEAMRLLRLVGLEAWKPAPATDLPNGLRRSLEIARALATKPRLMLLDEPAAGLNTTETALLAETLFRIRDHGVTLVVVEHDMGLVMEISDEIIVLDRGARIAQGPPRLIQKDPKVVTAYLGEEEPGDG, via the coding sequence ATGAGCCTCCTTTCGGTTCGGGACATATCGAGGAGGTTCGGTGGGCTCACGGCCGTCGATTCGGTCTCCTTCGATGTGTTCGAAGGCGAGATCAAAGCTGTCATCGGCCCGAATGGGGCGGGCAAGACCACCCTCTTCAATGTCGTGACCGGCTTCGATGGTGCGGATTCGGGGCACGTGCTGTTCGCCGATGAGGACATAACTGGAATGCGACCCGACCGCATCGTGCGAGCCGGGGTGGCGCGCACCTTCCAGAATACGCAGCTCTTCGAGGAGATGTCGGCGCTGGACAACGTCATGGTCGGGTGCCACGCCACCACGAAAGCGGGCTTCGCTGCCGCCGCGCTGAGGCTTCCCTGGACGCTCAGGGAAGAGCGGCTCGCCGAGGAAGAGGCGATGCGGCTTCTTCGGCTGGTCGGATTGGAGGCGTGGAAGCCAGCGCCCGCCACGGACCTGCCCAATGGGCTGAGGCGTTCGCTTGAGATCGCCCGCGCGCTGGCCACGAAGCCGAGGCTCATGCTCCTCGACGAGCCGGCTGCCGGCCTCAACACCACAGAGACCGCGTTGCTTGCGGAAACGCTATTCAGGATTCGAGATCACGGTGTGACTCTTGTCGTGGTCGAGCACGACATGGGGCTCGTCATGGAGATCAGTGACGAGATCATCGTGTTGGACCGCGGCGCGCGCATCGCTCAAGGCCCTCCTCGGCTTATCCAGAAGGATCCGAAAGTCGTCACGGCGTACCTCGGAGAGGAGGAGCCGGGCGATGGCTGA
- a CDS encoding branched-chain amino acid ABC transporter permease: protein MRTPAHTTWKSLGVASACLVIGVVPFLVVGSDARYVLKVLSFVGINVIIVTGLALLFGHAGQVSLGHAGFFGLGAYTSAYLTTALGLPWLVGLAGAVAVTALGGVTLALPSLRLKGHYLAMATLGFGEIMRVGFVEVRAITGGPDGLSGIPYASIGALRFDTPQLNYWLVWAAAGVVLWVSANIVRGRPGRSMLALHGSELGAMASGVSVVGLKVRVFTISAVFAGVAGSLYAHAVGFVSPSTFTLHLSVVLLAMAVLGGTRSLLGPAAAAALLSLIPYADAVLPGLSRGALAVMQEWEADVYGLIIIVVMLFLPDGVSGVLRKMRSGRGERA, encoded by the coding sequence ATGAGGACTCCCGCCCACACTACCTGGAAGAGTCTCGGCGTAGCTTCGGCCTGCCTGGTTATCGGCGTCGTCCCGTTTCTTGTGGTGGGCTCCGACGCCCGGTACGTGCTCAAGGTGCTGAGTTTCGTCGGAATCAACGTCATCATCGTCACCGGGCTTGCTTTGCTCTTCGGACACGCGGGCCAGGTGTCGCTGGGTCACGCGGGCTTCTTCGGCCTTGGGGCCTACACATCGGCGTACCTGACCACCGCCCTTGGCTTGCCCTGGCTGGTCGGTCTCGCGGGTGCGGTCGCCGTGACGGCACTGGGAGGCGTGACGCTCGCTTTGCCGAGCCTGCGACTCAAAGGGCACTATCTGGCGATGGCGACACTTGGGTTTGGCGAGATCATGCGAGTCGGCTTCGTCGAGGTCCGGGCGATCACAGGGGGACCTGATGGGCTGTCGGGCATCCCGTATGCCTCGATCGGCGCTCTGCGGTTCGATACGCCTCAGCTGAACTACTGGTTGGTGTGGGCCGCTGCGGGCGTTGTTCTGTGGGTATCGGCCAATATCGTCCGGGGCCGTCCCGGTCGCTCGATGCTCGCTTTGCACGGGTCGGAGCTCGGCGCGATGGCTTCGGGCGTGAGCGTCGTCGGCCTGAAGGTCCGCGTGTTCACGATCTCTGCCGTCTTCGCTGGCGTGGCCGGTTCTCTCTACGCCCACGCGGTGGGCTTCGTTTCCCCGTCGACGTTCACGCTTCACCTCTCCGTTGTGCTTCTCGCGATGGCGGTCCTTGGCGGGACACGGTCGTTGCTGGGCCCGGCAGCTGCAGCAGCGCTGCTTTCGCTGATACCCTACGCCGATGCCGTGCTGCCCGGCCTTTCGCGAGGAGCGCTCGCGGTCATGCAGGAGTGGGAGGCCGATGTGTATGGTCTCATCATCATCGTTGTGATGCTGTTCCTGCCGGATGGGGTCTCCGGCGTCTTGCGGAAGATGCGTTCCGGTCGAGGTGAGCGGGCATGA
- a CDS encoding branched-chain amino acid ABC transporter permease, with protein sequence MGAAELLQFALAGLKNGSIYALVALGFTIVYASTGVVNFAQGEFVMLGGMLSVWAYTALGLPLALAGVFGIAATAIVGVVFELLAIRPRKDGDPLALIIITVGGSMLLSSLARHFLGPTERALPSFTPGDSVRLLGASLDRQSLWILGLTGVAVAVLMVMYRYTKLGKAMRACSINRSAARLVGIDPKVMVTMSFALAAALGGLAGLVTTPLTQTAFNIGPSFGVKGFAAAILGGLGNPMAAVVGGLVLGMLESMSIAFISSSYKDAISLAVLLIMLFVRPQGLLGRGGRQKV encoded by the coding sequence GTGGGCGCTGCCGAGTTGCTGCAATTCGCGCTGGCTGGCCTCAAGAACGGTTCCATCTACGCACTTGTGGCACTCGGCTTCACGATCGTCTACGCATCGACCGGCGTGGTGAACTTCGCGCAGGGCGAGTTCGTGATGCTCGGCGGAATGCTTTCTGTATGGGCGTACACGGCCCTTGGGTTGCCGCTCGCACTGGCGGGAGTCTTCGGCATCGCGGCTACTGCGATTGTGGGCGTCGTCTTTGAGCTTCTCGCCATCCGCCCCAGGAAGGACGGGGACCCACTCGCGCTGATCATCATCACGGTGGGTGGATCCATGTTGCTCTCGTCGTTGGCCCGGCACTTCTTGGGGCCCACAGAGCGAGCCCTGCCGTCATTCACGCCGGGCGACTCCGTCCGCCTTCTGGGAGCCTCACTTGACAGGCAGTCTCTGTGGATCCTCGGGCTGACGGGCGTTGCAGTCGCCGTGCTCATGGTGATGTATCGCTACACCAAATTGGGCAAGGCGATGAGAGCGTGCTCCATCAACCGCTCGGCTGCACGTCTCGTAGGTATCGACCCCAAGGTCATGGTGACGATGTCGTTCGCCCTGGCTGCTGCACTTGGCGGTCTGGCGGGATTGGTCACGACGCCGCTAACGCAGACAGCGTTCAACATCGGACCTTCATTCGGCGTGAAGGGCTTCGCAGCAGCGATTCTTGGCGGTCTCGGGAACCCCATGGCGGCTGTCGTCGGCGGGCTTGTGCTTGGCATGCTCGAGTCGATGTCGATCGCGTTCATCTCGTCGTCATACAAGGATGCGATATCCCTGGCGGTCCTTCTGATCATGCTGTTCGTGCGGCCCCAGGGGTTGCTGGGGCGCGGCGGGAGGCAGAAGGTATGA
- a CDS encoding ABC transporter substrate-binding protein, translated as MRAGSRYFWLALVLVVALGVVPLTGCTSDSGETTEKADETKEPYRIGAVLSLSGTYAGLGEPEKNTLELEVARINDAGGVNGHLIEIVYEDDATDADTAVAATTRLIDKEGVLAIIGATGTGQSMAMRQEIDRAGIPQVSIAGGTVITSTFDALVFQTPWSNSLVMPYTFAHMEKQGISKIGLISDSGGFGADGAAVAKEAATAAGITVVAEETFNAGDTDMTAQLTKIKGTDVQAVLMVSAGKEAAIVAKNMMDLGMDVPLFGTHGNARKEFIEGAGPAAEGFRFAAGKVLIPELYGADTENYEVATDFIERYTAEYGKAPDTFAGHAYDALYLTVNAMKTLDEGFDSAALRDAIEATSGFVGIGGTFTFSETDHNGMTENDIVMYEVKNGAWTEAK; from the coding sequence ATGAGAGCAGGAAGCCGGTACTTCTGGCTCGCACTGGTGCTCGTCGTGGCGCTCGGCGTGGTACCGCTCACGGGATGTACGTCCGACAGCGGGGAGACGACCGAGAAGGCTGACGAGACGAAGGAACCCTACCGCATTGGGGCGGTACTGTCGCTTAGCGGCACGTACGCGGGTTTGGGAGAGCCAGAGAAGAACACGCTCGAACTGGAAGTAGCACGCATCAACGACGCTGGGGGCGTCAACGGACATCTGATCGAGATCGTCTACGAGGACGACGCGACCGATGCCGACACAGCTGTTGCGGCCACAACACGGCTGATCGACAAGGAGGGTGTCCTTGCGATCATCGGTGCCACGGGCACAGGCCAGTCGATGGCCATGCGGCAGGAAATCGACCGTGCTGGGATTCCGCAGGTCTCCATCGCCGGTGGAACGGTTATCACTTCAACGTTCGACGCGCTGGTCTTCCAGACCCCGTGGTCGAACTCGCTCGTGATGCCGTATACGTTCGCGCACATGGAGAAGCAGGGCATCTCAAAGATCGGGCTGATCTCGGACAGTGGCGGGTTCGGTGCTGACGGCGCCGCAGTCGCGAAGGAAGCGGCCACGGCGGCCGGAATCACCGTCGTAGCGGAAGAGACCTTCAACGCTGGCGACACCGACATGACCGCGCAGCTGACGAAGATCAAGGGCACCGATGTTCAGGCGGTTCTCATGGTCTCCGCAGGCAAGGAAGCCGCCATCGTTGCGAAGAACATGATGGATCTGGGTATGGATGTTCCGCTGTTCGGTACACACGGCAATGCCCGCAAGGAGTTCATCGAGGGCGCTGGTCCTGCAGCGGAGGGGTTCCGCTTCGCGGCCGGCAAGGTCCTCATTCCGGAACTGTACGGTGCAGACACTGAGAACTATGAGGTTGCCACCGACTTCATCGAGCGCTACACGGCGGAGTACGGGAAGGCCCCAGATACGTTCGCGGGTCACGCCTATGACGCGCTCTATCTCACCGTCAACGCGATGAAGACGCTGGACGAGGGATTCGATAGCGCGGCACTACGCGATGCCATCGAAGCCACGAGCGGGTTCGTTGGGATCGGCGGCACGTTCACCTTCTCGGAGACAGACCACAACGGTATGACCGAGAACGACATTGTCATGTACGAGGTCAAGAACGGTGCATGGACCGAGGCCAAGTAG